A part of Desulfomicrobium baculatum DSM 4028 genomic DNA contains:
- a CDS encoding nitroreductase family protein, whose product MNHIHNETLATIHARHSIRQFEPRDLSEDMVMAMLDAANQAPSAHNRQSWKFVILEGDARSNLAELVSSASKTFQKPASSLLRMAARSIASAPVTIAVINTGDLISHGTELFHVDREMGFDFFRTMEIQSSAAAVENLLLAATSMGLGAVWLGILYLIKDEILSFLQEPKGEFMAVIPVGHPVRPTQGPSKKSLENVIKKI is encoded by the coding sequence GTCAGTTTGAACCCCGCGACCTGTCCGAGGACATGGTCATGGCCATGCTCGACGCCGCCAATCAGGCCCCTTCGGCTCATAACCGCCAGTCCTGGAAGTTTGTCATTCTGGAAGGGGACGCCAGGAGCAATCTGGCCGAACTGGTTTCTTCGGCTTCCAAGACGTTCCAGAAACCGGCCTCGTCGCTGTTGCGCATGGCCGCGCGCAGCATCGCCTCGGCCCCGGTGACCATCGCCGTGATCAACACCGGCGACCTGATCAGCCACGGCACGGAGCTTTTCCATGTCGACCGGGAGATGGGCTTTGATTTTTTCCGCACCATGGAGATCCAAAGCTCGGCCGCGGCCGTGGAAAACCTGCTGCTGGCCGCGACCTCCATGGGCCTTGGCGCGGTGTGGCTTGGCATTTTGTACCTGATCAAGGATGAAATCCTGAGCTTTCTGCAGGAGCCCAAGGGCGAGTTCATGGCCGTCATCCCCGTGGGGCACCCCGTACGGCCGACCCAGGGGCCCAGCAAGAAGTCTCTTGAGAACGTGATCAAGAAAATCTGA
- the fumC gene encoding class II fumarate hydratase, with protein MTKTRIETDSMGPVEVPQDRYWGAQTQRSLKYFRIGGDLMPPEIIHAFGILKLASAQANLELGKLSPHVAEPIMAACREVMDGKLAGHFPLHVWQTGSGTQTNMNVNEVVANRAIELLGGALGSKTPVHPNDHVNMSQSSNDTFPAAMHIAAVLMLTGTLIPAVTAMHAELARKAREWNGIVKIGRTHLQDAVPMTLGQEFSGYAALLEDNLERLRGCLPHLCRLALGGTAVGTGLGTPPDFAELATSRIAALTGLAFVPAPNFFAALSAHDAVVMASGALKTLAASLMKIANDIRWLASGPRAGLGELILPANEPGSSIMPGKVNPTQSEAMTMVCVQVMGLDAAIVFAGSQGNFELNVFKPVMIFNLLTGMRLLADACASFTVHALTGLTPDVNVIARHVGNSLMLVTALSPVIGYDKAAEVAHKAHAEGTSLKEACLELGYLDGETFDGLVRPLRMARPHEAG; from the coding sequence ATGACGAAAACGCGTATCGAGACCGACAGCATGGGGCCCGTCGAGGTGCCGCAGGATCGCTACTGGGGAGCGCAGACCCAGCGCTCTCTGAAATACTTCCGCATAGGCGGCGACCTCATGCCCCCGGAGATCATCCATGCCTTCGGCATTTTGAAACTCGCGTCGGCGCAGGCCAATCTGGAATTAGGCAAGCTGTCCCCCCACGTGGCCGAGCCCATCATGGCGGCCTGCCGGGAAGTCATGGACGGAAAGCTGGCCGGGCATTTTCCCCTCCATGTCTGGCAGACGGGCAGCGGCACCCAGACCAACATGAACGTGAACGAGGTCGTGGCCAACCGGGCAATCGAGCTGCTTGGCGGGGCGCTCGGCAGCAAGACGCCCGTGCATCCCAATGATCACGTCAACATGTCCCAGTCCTCCAACGACACCTTTCCGGCGGCCATGCACATTGCGGCCGTGCTCATGCTCACGGGCACATTGATCCCGGCCGTGACGGCCATGCATGCCGAGCTTGCACGCAAGGCCAGGGAGTGGAACGGCATCGTCAAGATCGGCCGCACCCATCTGCAGGACGCCGTGCCCATGACCCTGGGTCAGGAGTTTTCGGGATACGCGGCCCTGCTGGAGGATAATCTGGAGCGGCTGCGGGGCTGCCTGCCGCATCTGTGCCGACTGGCGCTGGGCGGGACGGCGGTGGGCACGGGACTGGGCACTCCCCCGGATTTCGCCGAGCTGGCCACGAGTCGGATCGCCGCACTGACGGGGCTGGCGTTCGTGCCGGCCCCGAATTTCTTCGCCGCCCTTTCAGCCCATGACGCCGTGGTCATGGCTTCGGGAGCCCTCAAAACTCTGGCCGCCTCGCTCATGAAGATCGCCAACGACATCCGCTGGCTGGCCTCGGGTCCGCGCGCGGGGCTCGGCGAGCTTATCCTGCCCGCCAACGAACCCGGTTCGTCCATCATGCCCGGCAAGGTCAACCCGACCCAGTCCGAGGCCATGACCATGGTCTGCGTGCAGGTCATGGGCCTGGACGCGGCCATCGTGTTCGCCGGTTCCCAGGGTAATTTCGAGCTGAACGTCTTCAAGCCCGTCATGATCTTCAATCTGCTGACGGGCATGCGTCTTTTGGCCGATGCCTGCGCAAGCTTCACGGTCCACGCGCTGACGGGCCTTACGCCCGACGTGAACGTCATCGCCCGGCATGTGGGGAATTCGCTCATGCTGGTCACGGCCCTCTCGCCGGTCATCGGCTACGACAAGGCCGCCGAGGTGGCGCACAAGGCGCACGCCGAGGGCACAAGCCTGAAAGAGGCCTGCCTTGAACTCGGCTATCTGGACGGGGAGACGTTTGACGGATTGGTCCGGCCGCTTCGGATGGCCAGGCCGCATGAGGCCGGGTGA
- a CDS encoding glycosyltransferase family 2 protein, with amino-acid sequence MAKPEVTGLVLTLNGAKHLGACLASLDFCDQILVVDSGSTDATHDIAAARKARVLVNPWPGPKKQFEFAFARITTPWVVSLDQDEILSAELRASVIQALQDPADMSAFLCPRTSFYFDRFLRHSGWYPDLLPRVFKLADTGVHVSGPHYGFEPKGKTRRLAGDIIHYPYENLKQHVEKINYYTQIAAEEMHAKGKRAGVATAVGHGLARFMKIYFFRRGFLDGKAGFVLAVNSFFYAFQKYIRLAELGTAKHRDS; translated from the coding sequence TTGGCTAAACCGGAAGTCACAGGCCTGGTCCTGACCCTGAACGGAGCGAAGCATCTGGGCGCCTGCCTCGCGTCCCTTGATTTCTGCGACCAGATCCTGGTCGTGGACTCCGGCAGCACGGACGCGACGCACGACATCGCCGCCGCCCGCAAGGCCCGCGTGCTGGTCAACCCCTGGCCCGGCCCCAAGAAGCAGTTCGAGTTCGCCTTCGCGCGCATCACCACGCCCTGGGTGGTCTCCCTCGATCAGGACGAGATATTGTCGGCCGAACTGCGGGCGTCCGTCATCCAGGCGCTGCAGGACCCGGCAGACATGAGCGCCTTTCTCTGCCCCCGCACGTCCTTCTATTTCGACCGTTTCCTGCGTCACAGCGGCTGGTACCCGGATCTGCTGCCCCGGGTCTTCAAACTGGCCGACACGGGCGTGCATGTTTCGGGTCCGCACTACGGATTTGAACCAAAAGGAAAAACCCGGCGTCTGGCCGGAGACATCATCCACTACCCGTACGAAAACCTGAAGCAGCATGTGGAAAAGATAAATTACTACACGCAGATCGCCGCCGAGGAAATGCACGCCAAGGGAAAGCGGGCGGGCGTGGCCACGGCGGTCGGCCACGGGCTGGCCAGGTTCATGAAGATTTATTTCTTCCGGCGCGGATTTCTGGACGGCAAGGCCGGCTTCGTGCTGGCGGTCAATTCGTTTTTCTACGCGTTCCAGAAGTATATCCGGCTGGCGGAGCTTGGAACCGCGAAACACCGCGACTCCTGA
- the tmk gene encoding dTMP kinase, with the protein MFLTFEGMEGCGKSTQCKKLIEHFVRQGHDVLHTLEPGGSRLGKELRRILLDPKNSDLSSTSELFLYLADRAQHVSSVIRPAMEDGRTVICDRFADSTVVYQGYGRGLDPSLLHHLNDVAVQGLWPDMTILLDVEPEIGLRRALTRNMQDNKTATEGRFEAESMAFHTRIREGYLTWAALHRGRFLVVDAGRNPDAVFDSILRGLEEKGLG; encoded by the coding sequence ATGTTTCTTACTTTTGAAGGCATGGAGGGCTGCGGAAAATCCACGCAGTGCAAAAAGCTCATCGAACATTTCGTGCGTCAGGGACACGACGTCCTGCACACTCTTGAGCCCGGCGGCAGCCGCCTGGGCAAGGAATTGCGCCGCATCCTGCTCGATCCCAAGAACAGCGACCTGTCCTCCACCAGCGAACTTTTCCTGTATCTGGCCGACCGCGCCCAGCACGTGTCCTCGGTCATCCGCCCGGCCATGGAAGACGGACGCACCGTGATCTGCGACCGCTTTGCCGACTCCACCGTGGTCTACCAGGGCTACGGACGCGGCCTTGACCCGAGCCTGTTGCACCACTTGAACGACGTGGCGGTGCAGGGACTCTGGCCCGACATGACGATCCTCCTGGACGTGGAGCCGGAGATCGGCCTGAGGCGCGCCCTGACCCGCAACATGCAGGACAACAAGACCGCCACCGAAGGCCGCTTCGAGGCCGAGAGCATGGCCTTCCACACCCGCATCCGCGAAGGCTACCTGACCTGGGCCGCCCTGCACCGCGGCCGCTTCCTGGTCGTGGACGCGGGCAGGAATCCGGACGCCGTGTTTGATTCCATCCTGCGCGGCCTGGAGGAAAAAGGCCTTGGCTAA